A segment of the Gammaproteobacteria bacterium genome:
CCAAGGAGCCCAAAAATCCACCAATACCGGAATATCATTACGCCCGACATGGGTCGCAAATGTTGCCGTAGTCAATGCCACCGAGCGGCCACTAAAAAGTGCTTGATGGCACTTTCCGCATTGAGGACCATCACCCACACGGCTCGCTGGGATTCGGTTAGTAGCATCACAGTGTGGACAAACAATATGTAAAACATCACCCATAATTTTATACCTATCCAATAAAGCGACACCTCGCCAAGCCCCACCAAACAAAGTGAAATTATACTTCGCGAGGAGAAAGCGCCGCAAGCCGCGTCCGCAGCAGATCAATTTCATCGAGCAGTTCAAGTGTCAAGGCCGCACCCGGAAGGTTAACACCCAGATCACGCTGTAAGCGCTGAACAGCTCGAACTCGCTGGATACAAGCCCCCGCAAAACGCCCCCCATGCGGCGGCTCCAGCGGCTCAATAATCCCCTCCGCTACCAGAGCCATCAACCACTCGGCATTAACACAGCAGAGCTGACTCAACTCACTGAGTGATAGCTCAAGCTCCTCCTCAACAATATAACCACTAAAGACATAGGATGTAACCGTCATCTAAACCCCCAGTGCAGCGCGTGGATTAAACGCCATCTTTTGTGCCATCTCTCGATACAAAGCTTTTGCCTCATCACTTTCAGCAGGCGGCAGCACCACCTGCAACACCACATAAAAATCACCAACCGATTTACCCGGAATCCCCTTACCCTTAAGGCGCATCT
Coding sequences within it:
- a CDS encoding chaperone modulator CbpM is translated as MTVTSYVFSGYIVEEELELSLSELSQLCCVNAEWLMALVAEGIIEPLEPPHGGRFAGACIQRVRAVQRLQRDLGVNLPGAALTLELLDEIDLLRTRLAALSPREV